The Manihot esculenta cultivar AM560-2 chromosome 11, M.esculenta_v8, whole genome shotgun sequence genome includes a region encoding these proteins:
- the LOC110625451 gene encoding pentatricopeptide repeat-containing protein At2g28050 → MSIQKVLRTLKTVKRTLPEKPHREIPYSISKTLVSSSSSSSSSSSSSSSSSSSLGILSNLSPAKLHQILASPEHKPSQCLRFFNFIIENQSLISFKPDLQAHLTLIFRLLMARRFSDAENVLKSVSIDEYPRYPFPFLAATVENCCCFEPKVVAKLFNLMIKVYSDSAKFDQVLETFDHMKKNGVNIDERTCTVHLFTLKRIDEMRLGLEFLYRMIESGIEISVYSLTVVVGGLCKSGEIKKCRELVEDMLSKGIKPNIVTYNIMIDACAKRWNFEELNSILALMEKEGEAFNVNTYKILIDGYSSFGKIEEAEKLLLEMHDKDLKADTHMYNLIINGYCKQGLVDRAVSVFDKMTNRDINFNFDTFWALVNGICKSGKMESAMVYVSKMQSKGIELDEALFNTLVDGFYNKGMIDEALALQIEMEKKGFDFDISICSKILRGLCKSKRFEEAEELVDMMVKRQSSTHESPCSSPRY, encoded by the coding sequence ATGTCAATCCAAAAAGTTCTCAGAACCCTCAAAACTGTCAAAAGGACTCTCCCGGAAAAACCCCATCGAGAAATCCCTTACTCCATCTCTAAAACCCtggtttcttcttcttcctcctcctcctcctcctcctcttcttcttcttcttcttcttcttctttagggATTCTCTCTAATCTCAGCCCAGCGAAGCTCCACCAAATTCTAGCTAGCCCAGAGCACAAACCCTCTCAATGCTTGCGTTTCTTCAACTTTATTATTGAAAACCAATCCTTGATCTCATTCAAACCCGACCTTCAGGCTCATTTGACTCTAATTTTCCGGCTTTTAATGGCAAGAAGGTTCTCGGATGCAGAGAATGTGTTGAAATCTGTGTCAATCGATGAATATCCCAGGTACCCATTTCCTTTTTTAGCTGCTACTGTTGAGAATTGTTGCTGTTTTGAACCAAAAGTTGTGGCGAAGTTATTCAATTTGATGATTAAGGTTTATTCTGATAGCGCAAAATTTGACCAAGTTTTGGAGACTTTTGATCACATGAAGAAAAATGGAGTTAACATTGATGAAAGAACATGTACTGTGCATTTGTTTACTCTTAAGAGAATTGATGAGATGAGGTTAGGCCTTGAATTTCTCTATAGAATGATTGAATCTGGCATTGAGATTTCTGTGTATTCATTGACAGTAGTTGTTGGTGGATTGTGTAAGAGTGGAGAGATCAAGAAGTGTAGAGAATTGGTGGAGGATATGTTGAGTAAAGGAATTAAACCAAATATtgtaacatataacataatgatTGATGCTTGTGCCAAGAGATGGAACTTTGAGGAGTTGAATTCCATACTGGCATTAATGGAAAAGGAAGGAGAGGCATTTAATGTCAACACATATAAAATTTTGATAGATGGGTACTCAAGCTTTGGAAAAATTGAAGAAGCTGAAAAATTGTTATTGGAGATGCATGATAAAGACTTAAAAGCAGATACCCACATGTATAATTTGATTATAAATGGGTATTGTAAACAAGGTCTGGTGGATAGAGCGGTTTCTGTGTTTGATAAAATGACCAATAGAGATATTAACTTCAATTTTGATACATTTTGGGCATTAGTTAATGGTATTTGCAAGTCTGGGAAGATGGAGAGTGCAATGGTATATGTAAGCAAGATGCAGAGCAAAGGAATTGAGCTAGACGAGGCATTATTTAATACATTGGTTGATGGATTTTACAATAAGGGAATGATAGATGAAGCTTTGGCATTGCAGATTGAGATGGAGAAGAAAGGTTTCGATTTTGACATATCCATATGTAGCAAAATACTACGTGGGCTATGTAAGTCGAAACGGTTCGAGGAAGCAGAAGAGTTGGTTGACATGATGGTTAAAAGACAATCCTCGACACACGAATCTCCATGTAGCAGCCCAAGATATTGA